Proteins encoded by one window of Longibacter salinarum:
- a CDS encoding aspartyl/asparaginyl beta-hydroxylase domain-containing protein: MNHDNTLQNSEFVDRKDSLSKKLRYGAIHALDWVYGRASLVGDMPIHDNSTFPWARDLEKEWTTIRDEVEPLLKHRDALPSFHDIAEDASTISQDDMWKTFFLYGYGEKAEENCKRCPRTTELVEQIPGMTTAFFSILSPGKHIPAHRGPYKGVLRYHLGLKVPEPAKKCRIRVDDQIAHWNEGESLIFDDTYNHEVWNETTGERAILFVDFKRPMSTPISQINDLVMELLRRTSVVQEARKNQAHWNERLEQAEQGAESETVEP; the protein is encoded by the coding sequence ATGAACCACGACAATACGCTGCAAAACTCCGAGTTCGTCGATCGCAAGGACAGTCTCTCGAAAAAGCTCCGCTACGGTGCTATTCATGCACTCGACTGGGTCTACGGTCGGGCTTCCCTCGTAGGTGATATGCCGATCCACGACAACAGCACGTTTCCGTGGGCTCGCGACCTGGAGAAGGAGTGGACGACGATCCGCGATGAGGTCGAACCTCTCCTCAAGCACCGTGACGCGCTTCCAAGTTTTCACGACATCGCCGAGGACGCGTCCACCATTTCCCAGGACGACATGTGGAAAACGTTCTTCCTCTACGGATACGGCGAAAAGGCTGAAGAAAACTGCAAACGCTGCCCGCGCACGACGGAGCTCGTTGAACAAATCCCGGGCATGACCACGGCCTTCTTTTCCATTTTGTCGCCCGGGAAGCACATCCCCGCTCACCGTGGCCCGTACAAGGGCGTCTTGCGCTATCACCTCGGCCTGAAGGTCCCGGAGCCGGCCAAGAAATGCCGTATTCGCGTCGATGACCAAATCGCGCACTGGAACGAAGGTGAGAGTCTCATCTTCGACGACACGTACAATCACGAAGTGTGGAACGAGACGACTGGAGAACGCGCGATCCTCTTCGTCGACTTTAAGCGGCCGATGTCGACGCCCATTTCGCAGATCAACGACCTCGTCATGGAGCTTCTCCGACGCACATCTGTCGTTCAAGAGGCCCGAAAGAATCAGGCACATTGGAACGAACGCCTCGAACAGGCCGAGCAAGGGGCAGAATCGGAAACGGTCGAACCATGA